From one Salvelinus sp. IW2-2015 linkage group LG11, ASM291031v2, whole genome shotgun sequence genomic stretch:
- the LOC111970491 gene encoding neuronal acetylcholine receptor subunit alpha-4-like produces MSSVKCYPLVGILMSLLPFQVCSHPRVRAQAEDRLLRTLFSHYNKLARPVANVSDVVHVHFGLSIAQLIDVDEKNQMMITNVWVKQEWNDYKLCWNPKEYENVTSMHIPSQLIWRPDIVLYNNADGDFSVTHLTKAHLFHDGRIKWVPPAIYKSSCSIDVTFFPFDQQNCTMKFGSWTYDRTKIDLISMAGNVDQMDYWESGEWVLVDAVGNYNIKKYECCHEVYSDITYSFIIRRLPLFYTINLIVPCLLISCLTVLVFYLPSDCGEKITLCISVLLSLTVFLLLITEIIPSTSLVISLIGEYLLFTMIFVTLSISITIFVLNVHHRSPRTDTMPRWVRRVFLDIVPGFLFIRRPAVVKDNSKRLAEAMQKRATLWGELEAELEASFPPTSPLEVQEILARSPSLSMGRPVEGSLPPKLPQQQQQPLDRSSSQYSILPEEPTTSSQPGWDPLFLHPLFPPRDKHHAARPKMRSLSLQYGLGEREQPQTSVRCRSRSIQYCCLHEEVSSMGNGRQRPLSQHPSLMEERKQSCSAACKYHSGLAKEAKAMTKDQRLLVLSPSMKMAMEGVQYIADHLRSEDIDFSVKQEWKYVAMVLDRIFLWLFILVCLLGTLGLFVPPWLAGMIDLSV; encoded by the exons GCACGCCCTGTGGCCAATGTCTCTGATGTGGTGCATGTGCACTTTGGGTTGTCCATTGCCCAGCTCATTGATGTG GATGAGAAAAATCAAATGATGATCACCAATGTCTGGGTGAAACAA GAGTGGAATGACTACAAGCTCTGCTGGAATCCAAAGGAATATGAGAATGTCACCTCCATGCACATCCCATCCCAGCTAATCTGGAGACCAGATATAGTTCTTTACAACAA TGCAGATGGTGATTTCTCTGTGACCCACCTGACCAAGGCCCACCTGTTCCACGACGGACGCATCAAGTGGGTTCCCCCGGCCATCTACAAGTCCTCCTGCAGCATCGACGTCACCTTCTTCCCTTTCGACCAGCAGAACTGCACCATGAAGTTTGGCTCGTGGACCTATGACCGCACCAAGATCGACCTAATCAGCATGGCGGGCAATGTGGATCAGATGGACTACTGGGAAAGCGGCGAGTGGGTGCTGGTGGACGCCGTGGGCAACTACAACATCAAGAAGTACGAGTGCTGCCACGAGGTCTACTCTGACATCACCTATTCCTTCATCATCCGGAGGCTACCGCTGTTCTACACCATTAATCTGATAGTGCCCTGTCTGCTGATCTCCTGTTTGACTGTCCTGGTGTTCTATCTGCCCTCTGACTGTGGAGAGAAGATCAccctgtgtatctctgtgttgctgtctctcactgtcttccTCTTGCTTATTACCGAGATCATCCCATCCACCTCGCTGGTCATCTCTCTCATCGGGGAGTACCTCCTCTTCACCATGATCTTCGTCACCCTTTCCATCAGCATCACCATCTTCGTGCTCAACGTGCACCACCGCTCGCCGCGCACGGACACCATGCCCCGCTGGGTGCGCCGCGTCTTCCTGGACATCGTCCCCGGCTTCCTGTTCATCCGGCGGCCTGCCGTGGTCAAGGACAACAGCAAGAGGCTGGCGGAGGCCATGCAAAAGAGGGCCACGCTATGGGGTGAGCTGGAGGCTGAGCTGGAGGCCAGCTTCCCACCCACCTCCCCCCTGGAGGTCCAGGAGATCCTGGcccgctccccttctctctccatgggCCGACCTGTGGAGGGTTCCCTGCCCCCCAAGCTTccccagcaacagcagcagccccTGGACAGGTCCTCCAGCCAGTACTCCATCCTCCCGGAGGAGCCGACCACCTCGTCCCAGCCAGGCTGGGATCCTCTgttcctccaccctctctttccGCCCAGGGACAAGCACCACGCGGCCAGGCCCAAGATGCGCTCCCTCAGCTTACAGTACGGCCTGGGTGAGAGGGAGCAGCCCCAGACCAGCGTCCGCTGTCGCTCGCGCAGCATCCAGTACTGCTGCCTGCATGAGGAGGTCTCCTCCATGGGTAACGGCAGGCAGCGGCCTCTCTCACAGCACCCGTccctgatggaggagaggaagcagagcTGCTCAGCTGCCTGCAAGTATCACTCAGGCCTGGCCAAGGAAGCCAAAGCAATGACCAAGGACCAGCGGCTCCTCGTCTTATCCCCGTCCATGAAGATGGCCATGGAAGGTGTGCAGTACATCGCAGACCACCTCCGTTCGGAGGATATCGACTTCTCT GTAAAGCAGGAGTGGAAGTACGTGGCTATGGTCCTAGACCGGATCTTTCTGTGGTTGTTCATCTTGGTGTGTCTCCTGGGGACCCTCGGACTCTTCGTCCCRCCCTGGCTGGCTGGAATGATAGACCTATCTGTCTGA